In one window of Athene noctua chromosome 17, bAthNoc1.hap1.1, whole genome shotgun sequence DNA:
- the XBP1 gene encoding X-box-binding protein 1 isoform X3, with product MAALPGAAAPRLLLIPGRAADPRGPGAAQQQLSVVLPGGAAPGPEAPQQARKRQRLTHLSPEEKALRRKLKNRVAAQSARDRKKARMTELETQVVELEEENQKLLLENRLLRERTCNLALENQELRCRLGLDAVKTEEEEEQEEEKPQEMRLVTGSAESAALRLRVPLQQVQAQQSPFLITSTWILMAVTLQMQSLIYCWAFWTVWTQTCFSNTLIQRQCAWKSWRKRCVEKQVPYQPPPLPLWGPHQQSWRPLMN from the exons ATGGcagcgctgcccggagccgcggccccgcggcTGCTCCTCATCCCCGGCCGAGCGGCCGacccccgcggccccggcgccgcccagcagcagctctccgTCGTCCTGCCGGGCGGAGCCGCCCCGGGCCCGGAGGCCCCGCAGCAGGCCCGCAAGCGGCAGCGGCTCACCCATCTGAGCCCGGAGGAGAAGGCGCTGCGCAG GAAGCTGAAGAACCGCGTGGCGGCCCAGAGCGCCCGGGACAGGAAAAAGGCGCGGATGACGGAGCTGGAGACGCAGGtggtggagctggaggaggag AaccagaagctgctgctggagaaCCGGCTCCTGCGGGAGAGGACGTGTAACCTGGCTCTGGAGAACCAGGAGCTTCGCTGCCGCCTGGGTTTAGATGCGGTGAagacggaggaggaggaggagcaggaggaggagaagccccAG GAGATGAGATTGGTGACCGGGTCCGCTGAGTCCGCAGCACTCAGACTACGTGTTCCTCTGCAGCAGGTGCAGGCCCAGCAGTCACCATTTCTGATAACTTCCACATGGATTCTGATGGCAGTGACTCTTCAGATGCAGAG TCTGATCTACTGTTGGGCTTTCTGGACAGTCTGGACCCAGACATGTTTCTCAAATACACTGATTCAGCGTCAGTGTGCCTGGAAAAGCTGGAGGAAGAGATGTGTGGAGAAACAAGTTCCATACCaacctccccctctccctctttgGGGTCCCCATCAGCAAAGCTGGAGGCCATTAATGAACTGA
- the XBP1 gene encoding X-box-binding protein 1 isoform X2, whose protein sequence is MAALPGAAAPRLLLIPGRAADPRGPGAAQQQLSVVLPGGAAPGPEAPQQARKRQRLTHLSPEEKALRRKLKNRVAAQSARDRKKARMTELETQVVELEEENQKLLLENRLLRERTCNLALENQELRCRLGLDAVKTEEEEEQEEEKPQVVKESQVEEMRLVTGSAESAALRLRVPLQQVQAQQSPFLITSTWILMAVTLQMQSLIYCWAFWTVWTQTCFSNTLIQRQCAWKSWRKRCVEKQVPYQPPPLPLWGPHQQSWRPLMN, encoded by the exons ATGGcagcgctgcccggagccgcggccccgcggcTGCTCCTCATCCCCGGCCGAGCGGCCGacccccgcggccccggcgccgcccagcagcagctctccgTCGTCCTGCCGGGCGGAGCCGCCCCGGGCCCGGAGGCCCCGCAGCAGGCCCGCAAGCGGCAGCGGCTCACCCATCTGAGCCCGGAGGAGAAGGCGCTGCGCAG GAAGCTGAAGAACCGCGTGGCGGCCCAGAGCGCCCGGGACAGGAAAAAGGCGCGGATGACGGAGCTGGAGACGCAGGtggtggagctggaggaggag AaccagaagctgctgctggagaaCCGGCTCCTGCGGGAGAGGACGTGTAACCTGGCTCTGGAGAACCAGGAGCTTCGCTGCCGCCTGGGTTTAGATGCGGTGAagacggaggaggaggaggagcaggaggaggagaagccccAG GTTGTGAAGGAATCGCAGGTGGAGGAGATGAGATTGGTGACCGGGTCCGCTGAGTCCGCAGCACTCAGACTACGTGTTCCTCTGCAGCAGGTGCAGGCCCAGCAGTCACCATTTCTGATAACTTCCACATGGATTCTGATGGCAGTGACTCTTCAGATGCAGAG TCTGATCTACTGTTGGGCTTTCTGGACAGTCTGGACCCAGACATGTTTCTCAAATACACTGATTCAGCGTCAGTGTGCCTGGAAAAGCTGGAGGAAGAGATGTGTGGAGAAACAAGTTCCATACCaacctccccctctccctctttgGGGTCCCCATCAGCAAAGCTGGAGGCCATTAATGAACTGA
- the XBP1 gene encoding X-box-binding protein 1 isoform X1, whose amino-acid sequence MAALPGAAAPRLLLIPGRAADPRGPGAAQQQLSVVLPGGAAPGPEAPQQARKRQRLTHLSPEEKALRRKLKNRVAAQSARDRKKARMTELETQVVELEEENQKLLLENRLLRERTCNLALENQELRCRLGLDAVKTEEEEEQEEEKPQVSSATLAARAGPAVTISDNFHMDSDGSDSSDAESDLLLGFLDSLDPDMFLKYTDSASVCLEKLEEEMCGETSSIPTSPSPSLGSPSAKLEAINELIRFDHVYTKPLILEIPVKVGNQTNMLVKVEEVSLPPSEDKATPEVSVSVKEERVDSFMPELGISDLLPSHCSLAASSYLLDACSDSGYEGSPSPFSDLPSPLDTGHAWEDNFANELFPQLISV is encoded by the exons ATGGcagcgctgcccggagccgcggccccgcggcTGCTCCTCATCCCCGGCCGAGCGGCCGacccccgcggccccggcgccgcccagcagcagctctccgTCGTCCTGCCGGGCGGAGCCGCCCCGGGCCCGGAGGCCCCGCAGCAGGCCCGCAAGCGGCAGCGGCTCACCCATCTGAGCCCGGAGGAGAAGGCGCTGCGCAG GAAGCTGAAGAACCGCGTGGCGGCCCAGAGCGCCCGGGACAGGAAAAAGGCGCGGATGACGGAGCTGGAGACGCAGGtggtggagctggaggaggag AaccagaagctgctgctggagaaCCGGCTCCTGCGGGAGAGGACGTGTAACCTGGCTCTGGAGAACCAGGAGCTTCGCTGCCGCCTGGGTTTAGATGCGGTGAagacggaggaggaggaggagcaggaggaggagaagccccAGGTGAGCTCCGCCACGTTGGCGGCGC GTGCAGGCCCAGCAGTCACCATTTCTGATAACTTCCACATGGATTCTGATGGCAGTGACTCTTCAGATGCAGAG TCTGATCTACTGTTGGGCTTTCTGGACAGTCTGGACCCAGACATGTTTCTCAAATACACTGATTCAGCGTCAGTGTGCCTGGAAAAGCTGGAGGAAGAGATGTGTGGAGAAACAAGTTCCATACCaacctccccctctccctctttgGGGTCCCCATCAGCAAAGCTGGAGGCCATTAATGAACTGATAAGGTTTGATCATGTGTACACAAAGCCCCTAATACTGGAGATTCCTGTTAAAGTGGGCAACCAAACCAATATGCTAGTGAAAGTTGAGGAAGTATCTCTCCCTCCATCTGAAGACAAAGCTACCCCTGAGGTCTCAGTATCTGTGAAAGAGGAACGTGTAGACAGCTTCATGCCCGAGCTGGGCATCTCTGACCTGCTTCCCTCTCACTGTAGCCTTGCTGCCTCAAGCTATCTGTTGGATGCCTGTAGTGACTCTGGGTATGAAGGATCCCCGTCACCCTTCAGTGACCTGCCCTCTCCGCTTGACACTGGCCATGCTTGGGAGGATAACTTTGCCAATGAACTCTTTCCCCAACTGATCAGTGTCTAA